CGGGGCATGCGCCTCAGACTGCACCAATTCACGAAGTCTCTATATTGGGACGTGTATGAGATTCCCTTCACCCAGTTGGCCCCGAACTCGGTGAAGTGGATAAGTTGGTTCTTAGCTTGCTGTCATGCTAAAAACTACCTTTCCACCTTCAAGCTTTTCCACCATATCTTTAAAATCAAGAGATCCACATCCCGGCCTATATACGAGTTTTTATTTCTGATTGAGGATTATGGGTATCCGTACGATAAGATGGTACTTCCAGTTAGTATGTTGAAATCACTTAAGGGCTGGCACCGGGAGTTTATTTTTGTCCGGGGTAGGGATCTGGAGTTCATGTCACCCCATAAACTTGAAATTAAAATAGATAAATTTCCGGTCCAACGGCTCGGGCAAGCAGCTCTCGCGATGGTTTATGCCTTCTGTGAGACACTCGGGACGTAGTGGACCCGGGATACATTTAATAACAATGAAAATATACATGCTGCCGGCTGTAAGTCTTTTGACTAAGCTTTATTTTCTTGCTCtaactttttattatttttctgTATCCGGGGTTGATAATTTGTTGTTTCATTCTCAGGTATTCCGAAGCTAATTCCCTATCCCCCGAACATGTCTACTCAACTTAAGGATTTGTCATCCAAGTTGCGAAGGATTGGAGGTATGACCAGCGTGGATGCCAGGAAGAAGAAGGTTGGTGAGGGCGAAGAGGCGGCCCGGAAGGCTGCGACAACTCGTCCGGGGAGGTCAACTATTGTTATCAACGAATCCCGGGCTGAGGAAGTGTCGCAGAAAGAGACAACGAGGGTTCCGGTATCTCCAAAGAGGAAGGGTGCCCCTGCGGAGTCCGGGGAAAAGGATGGAGAGGGGTTTGAGAGCCAAGTTCCCAAGAGGATTGCTACTAAATTGGCTCTTGAAACCCCAGAAACTCTTAAGGCTCTGCTAGCCAGCTTCACTCCGGAGACTCGCCGGAAAGTGCTCTTAAAAAATTATGCCTCCACTGATGGGAGGAAGAAGTACCGGAAAGAGCCTCTAGAGGATTTCCTTGTTTCACTTCAGGAGGAAATGACTGCTATAAGTTTCTTCCTTATTATTTTTTGTACTTGTCTTTTTTCTGCATTATATCATCTAGCTCTGACATGTAACTATTTCAGGCTAACTCCCGGGTTGCTGGCTTGGTTTGCATTACCCAGAGTCTTAAGGCAAAGGCGGATGCTGCGGAAGTTGCCAAGACCGAGGTTGAGAACCTATCCCGGGAGTTGAAAGCGTTGAAGGAGGCCAATGCTAAGGAATTCGAGGCTCATAAGAAGACTTTGGACGAGATTCGAGAGAGGCAGGAACGGGCTGAGGCTTCCGTTCGGGATATGAGGGCGGAAAATAAGAAGTTGAGGGATGATTTAGCCGCCCGACCCACTCCTGAAGAAGTTCTTGCTGGGTTCCGGGGTACTCCCGCGTACTTTGAGGAGTTAAACGACATGGCACTGGAGAAGATCCAGATCTACTGAAGGGTTGCCTTTAAGTACCTTGGCGAAAATCCTCAGGGTATAATTGATGTCTTCCTTGAGAAGTATATTGAGGAAGAGACCCGGCTGGAGAAAGAAACTGAAGCTATCCTGGCAAGGGAGTCCGGAGTCGGAACCTCCAGCAGTGCCCCTCCTCTTCCCGAATCGCCACTTGCCGAGCAGCCTCTTCTCCCTAAAGACGATCCGGAGCAGCCTCCATCTCCTCCCGCCGAGCCAGCAGTCGAAGCATGAAGACTTGGCCACTTATTGGCTTATAATTTTCATTTCATGTTTTTAAGTATTATCTGAACTTAACCTTTGGCTATTTTAGTCTTATCTGTAACTGAATTGATTGCAATTTGCCCCCTGGGGTATGTTTTCCCGGGGTAGTTTAatgtttttgtgcttttctttCCTCTTTTCACTTGTCATATTGATTTTCATATGAGGATTTTTAACTTTTGAGAAATTTTCCTAAGTAAACGTTTTGCTTTAATTGACCTCGGGAAGGGGTAAAGCACACATGGGCTGTATTTTTATATGACCCCGGGAAGGGGTTAATTTCCAATTTtaagaaattttctaagtacacatgggttgtaATTTTGCAGGCCCTGGGAAAAGGTTAATTTCTAATTTtaagaaattttctaagtacatatGGGCTGTGTTTTTACAGACCCCGGGATGGGTCAAATTTCTAACTtatagaaatttttctaagtacacatgggttgtgtttTTGCAGACCCTGGGTTGGGGTAAAATTTTAACTTAtggaaatttttctaagtacacatgggctgtatttttgcagaccccgggatggggtaaaTTTCTAACTTATGGAAATTTTTCTAAATACACATGGGCTGGGTTTTTGCAGACCCTAGGAAGGGGTTAATTTCCAATTTtaagaaattttctaagtacacatgggctgtgtttttgcAGACACCGGGATGGGTCAAATTTCTAACTtatagaaatttttctaagtacacatgatGATAGTAACAAACAACATAATAAAATTGAATCAAGCTATGGGACGCTCAAAGTAAAGTTTTTCATTTATATTGAAAGCAAAAATTACATTCTGGGGTGAATGAAAAGATTGTTTACATCAAGATATAATAACATAAATTTAGAGATGATCCCAGAATGTGCACCTTTTCTTTACTGGTAGAACTTCCTTAACCGGGCTCCGTGCCAGGTGTTTGGGACTTCAGTTCCGCCGAGGTAGTTTAACTTGTAAGTTCCTGGTCGGAGCACTTCTTTGACTATGTAGGGCCTTCCCAGTTTGGCTGTAGCTTTCCTTGGTTTGTTGGGTCTGAAGCTTCAGTGTCCTTGAGCCAGATCTCCCACCTCATATTCCCTTATCTTGGCCTTTTTTTCAAAATAGAGCTTTGTCTTTTTCTTGTAGCTTTCCATTTTTTCCACAGCCCGGTCTCTTACTTCATCTAAGAGTTCTAGGTTGGTCTTGAGGCCTTCAATATTTGAGACTTCGTCAAAATTAACCACTCCGTGGGAGGGGGATCCGGTTTCTATAGGTAGTTGGGCCTTTATACCATAGGCGAGCTTAAAAGGAGTTTCTTCGGTTCCAGTCCGGGGTGTGGTCCTGTAAGACCATAAGACTTTTGGGAGTTCATCTGGCCAGTCCTTCTTAGATTCTTCCAACCTATTCTCAAGGCCTCTGAGTATGGTCCTGTTGGTGAACACTACTTCTCCGTTTCCTTGGGGGTGGGCCACAAACGCTTTCTTATGTTTGATCCCGAGCTCTTTCAGATAGGCTTCAAAGTCTGAACCAACAAACTGTGGTCCGTTATCCGAGATCAAAACCATTGGAATCCCGAACCTCATCACAATTGAATACATGAATTTAATGTAGTCCTGTTGATTGATGGTTTTCATGGCTTTGGCTTCTGCCCACTTGGTCATATAATCAATTACCACTAGCACATAGCGCAAATTTCCTTTGGCTCGGGGAAAAGGACCCATGATATCGATTCCCCAGACTACAAATGGCACCGGGGAGAGCACTGACCCTGGAAGGTTTGGACTCTGGTTTGGAACATTATTGAACTTTTGGCATTTGCTGCACTTGTTCACGTACGCAACTGCATTTGCGTGGATAGTGGGCCCATAGTAACCTTGCCTGATGACTTTGTAGGCTAGTTCCTTGGCAGCTAGGTGATCTCCGCAGATTCCTTCGTGCACCTCCCGGAGACAATAATCTGCCTTATCCGGATCGATACATTTGAGAGTTAGCACCGAGAAGGTCCGCCTGTATAGCTGATTATCTTCTAGAAATAATCGAGTAGCCTTATATTTGAGGTAGCGTGCCTTGTTCTGATATTCTTGTAGGGTTCCATCCTTCAAATAGGCTATATAGGGAGTCATCCAGTTATCCGGGCTGCTGATGCACAAGACTTCGGGCCGATCGGTGCTGGGCGTCCCGAGCTCTTCGAAGTAGACCGAACTGCTTAGGTCTGAGGTATTCTGGACGAGCTTGGATAGCTCATCTTCTTTGGAGTTTTCTTCTCTATTAATTTGCAAAATGGTGGTATCTGGGATGGTTTCCAGGATACTTCTCACCGTTGCTTGATATTGAGCCAACTTGGGGTCTTTCGCGATATATTCTCCATTGGTTTGTTTGACCACAATTTGGGAATCACTATAGATGATTAAACGTTTAACTCCAAGGGATATGGATAACCTGAGTCCGGAGAGGAGTGCTTCATATTCAACTTGATCGTTGGTTGCTTTAAAAACAAATGTTATGGCTTGTTGAATTATGAATCCATCCGGGCTGGAGAGGATTAGGCCTGCTCCGGACCTTTCGACTGTCACCGAGCCATCAACATATAAAGTCCAAGAATTATTGTCGTTAGTCTCCTTTTCGCCTCCGAACCAGGTTATTGGCACTTCTAGGGCTTCGGGGAAAGTGCACTCCATGACAAACTCGGCCAACGTCTGGGCTTTTATGGTCGTCCTTGGAACAAATTTAAGGTTAAATTGGCTCAATTCGATtgcccaatttaccaacctcCCGGAGGCATCCGGCTTGTGAATGATTTTTCGAAGTGGTTGATCAGTGATCACCTTGATTTCCCGGCCTTGGAAATATTGCCTTAACTTCCTGCTTGAGTGTACAAGGGCTAAGGCGAATTTTTCTATGTTTGGGTACCGGTTTTCAGCATCCTTGAGGACTTGACTTATATAGTATACCAGGATCCGTGTCCCACTTTCTTCCCGTATGAGAGCCGAGGAGACCGCTCTCACCCCGGCTGCAATATAGAGATATAGAGGCTCCCCGGGTTTGGCTTTTGAAAGAATAGGCGGGTTCATCAGGTGTCTCTTGACTTCTTCTAATGCGGCTTGGCATTCCGGAGTCCAATCGACCAGCTTTTTATTCCGGGCTCCTTTTAACATCTCAAAGAAAGGCATGCATCTTTCTGCCAGTGTTGGGATAAATCTACGAAGGGCTGCCAAACATCCTACCAGCTTCTGAATGTCTTTTTGAGTCCGGGGAACTGCCATTTCCATTGTGGCTTTGATTTTCTACGAGTTGGCTTCTATTCCCCGTTCACTAACCAGAAAACTGAGAAATTTCCCAGAGGGgactccgaaagcacatttttTCGGGTTTAGCTTCATGTTGTACTTCCTCAAGTTGTCGAAACATTccttgaggtctttgatgtgatCCGGGATCGTGACTGACTTGGTGTGATCCGGGTTTAGCATAACATGGCCCGAAGTTGCATCTTCAACTGGTCAATATTGGGTAGGGGTAGGAGTCTTTTGGGCATGCTGAATTAAGACTCGTGTAATCaacacacattctccactttccgttGAGCTTCTTAAATTATACAACATTTGCTAGCCAATCCAGGTACTTAATTTCGAAGATGATATTTTGCCTTCAACAATTTTTCCACTTCTTGATCGATCTCTTGTTGTCTTTCCGGGGAGAAGTTTCTTCGCTTTTGCTAGATGGGTCTTTGTTTCGGATCTACGTCCAAGCTGTGCATCGCCACAGATTCATCAATCCCCAGCATGTCTTCCGGAGACCAGGCAAATACATCAGCATATTCTTTCAATAGATCAATAAGCTCTTTCTGGAAGGTGGTTTCCAGGCCCTTGTCGACTTTGATCTTCCGGGTGGGGTTCCCGGGTTCTAGCTCTACTTCTGTTGTCTGCCGGGCAGGTTCGAATTTTGTCTTCTCTTTGGTTTCCACAAACTTCTGAATCTGGGCGTCTGCATTGGTTATGCTATACCCCGAATCCTCGATCATATGTACATCTAGTCTAGCTCTTTTACTGAGGTGTTCATGATGCTTTTTTCTGCTTTGCCCCTTGGATAGGGTCATTATCCTCTTTTTATTTTCCGGTTCTGTTTCTGCCATGACCAAAGCTCGACCATAACACCTCCCTGCCTTTTTTCTATCTCCTTTTAGCTCTCCAATACCTCCCGAGGTCGGGAATTTGAGCTTTAAGTGAATTGTTGAGAGAATTGCTCTGAGTTTGGTGATTGTAGGTCTTCCAAGGATCATGTTGTATGAGGAGGTTGCGCTTATCACATAGAACTTCATTATATGAGAGACCTGCTGGGGTGCAGTCCCAAAGATGATGGGCAGATAAATGACACCTCGAATTAGAATCATTGTATTCCTGAATCCATACAAGGGGTCTTCGAGACAGGGTCCATGCAGAGGTGGCCGATCTCTATTCTGTTGAGTGTGTGCTCGAACACAATATTAGCATAGGAAccattatcaactaaaattatttttacCTTGCTGTTTGCGACATCCAGGGTTACCACCAAGGCCTGGTTGTGGTCCGGATTGAGTCCTTCAAAATTCGAGTAGGAGACGTATATTGGTTCATCCTCGAAAGGTTGGATCATCATCACATCATTATCCGGATCTGGGCTCCGAGGTGGAGAAGCCGTGCCTCCGAGGACAGCGTTTACCACATTTTTTTTGTTTCCCGGGGCTCTGTATTTATCATTCAACATCCTTtgaagatactggttcatgtttcCTTTCTTGATTTGATCTTCTATGAACATCTTGAGAGAGAAATAGTTTTCTGTTGTATGGCCATGATCTTCATGATAGCCACAATGTTTGTCTCGGGCCCTGTTCTCATAGGGCACAAGTAAAGGTTTTGGAGGATAATAGAATGGTTTACCTTTAACTTCACGCAAGATATCAGTCCGGGGCCTATTAAGAGGCATTCACTCTGGCTCTGGTTTGGGCTCTCTCTTAGCCCTGTGTTTTCTTTCATTTTTCCTGGGCTCAGAGTAGGAGTCCCAGGGTGGGTCCCCCGAGATTGTTGGATGTAATTTGCTTGTCTGTGTAGCTTGTATCTTTTATCTTTTCGGTAGGAAGAGCGACGCTCCGGGAACTCGTTGTCATCATGAATTCTCCTATTCATCTTCATTGACTTGAGGAAGTCATTTTCTTTTATAAACTTAGATGCCAAAGCATAGGCAGATGCGAGGCTCTGGGGTTCTCTGTGAATCAAAACTTTGACATAACCTTCGCAGGATATCGGGTGTAAGTTCCTTCGAAAGATGTTTACAACTTCCTTTTCTTCCAAGTTGGAGAGCTGGTTGACTGCTTCCTGAAATCTTTTGATGAATTCGGGAAGGGACTCCTTACTCCTCTGCTGGATTGTCTCCAAGTGGCACATTTGCAACTCATTCATTCGGTTGGCCCTGAACCTTTTCAAGAATATCTCACGAAAATCTTTCCAGGAATCCACACTTCGGGATGGAATTCGGCTGAACCATTTTTGAGCCCCACCTTTGAGTGTTGATGCGAAGAAACGACATCTTGTGAGATCGTTGTAATCATAAATGTTGGAGATTTGTTCAAAGTAATTTAGATGCTCTTCGGGGTCAGCTAACCCATCAAAGGAGTCGAAATTGAAATGTTTGAGCCCTGATTCCCTGGGAATGGATTCCAACTTTTTGGTAAATGGGGTCACCACCGCACCAACTTCCATGTCACCTTCTACCTTTCTCTTAAGATCACGAAGGGCCCGGGCCATTTGCTCTTGCTTGGATTCTTTTTTGGGCTCCGAATCAGAGGAGACATGAATTCGGTGGGATCTCTATTTTAACTTTGCTTCTTCATCCCAAATTCTCTTCTCAATGGTTTCTTTAACCTTGACTTCTTGCTCTTTTCGAATTCTTTCCCGGAGGGCAACTCTTTTGATTTCATCCCGGGCATCCTCTGGGGGTCTTTTCAGGTTCTTTGCAATTCGATCCAGGACGGATCCCCGGGACTCGCCGGATCGTTCCTCCTGATCTCTTGGGCGGGTCTCAGGTTCGGCATTATGCTTCTCCTTCCACAGGTTCATCGCAGCTTTTATCTGATCCAGGTCATGTCCCCCCAGGGGTTGGCTGAAGTTTCGGCATACTTGTGAGCAGCTTTCTCGATGGTTAGCCTTTGATCTCCTGGTTAGAGATTTTAATAGGGAGTATGGGTTATGGGGGCCCTTCATCCACATCCTCCATTTCTCCGTCCCTGGGTTGGGGCGGGGGCGGCAGAAATGAGGCGGAAACAGCTGCTTTGCTCTTTCTTGACGTCATGGTTGTTTAACAATATTGCAAATTTATTGTAATATAACTCGCAATTTCAAGTACTAATATATATTACTTAGATCTAAAGCACGCTGCAATCAACTACTGAGAGCTCCAGGACTATTACAACGTTATGACTAGGGTGGCTAAACAAGATCCACTAACGGTATATAAAGCAAGCCGGGTAAAAAGTAGATTTGAGAAATTGGGAGTGAAGTTCTTACTGGAATGTAGTATTCTGAGTTCCTGGGTGGAGCAAGAGCAGTAGATATGAACACCACTGGTCGGAGGTTCGACCCCTCCTTCTAGGGCCAATGATAATCCCAAATCACCCCGGGGTCCTTTCCTTGTTGAAACCAGACTCAAACTCCGTTTGAACAGAAATAGTTGCGGCGTGCGGTGTAGTTATAGGGTGGGAAGCTataaaacagaaccggaggggggtggcgtccccgcggcacctccggcgtgagaatgAGAAAGGGTTCTGGAGGAGAAAGGGTTAAAATGGAAATTATACGTGCATATTatggtgtgtatatatatgtgagTATATGAGAGATGAAGTATCCCCTAAACTTCCTTTTGTTCGGCCTTTTATAGGCTTCCcattagggtttaggggtttgtaccttttGATCTGAACCGTATGTGTGTCTTTTGGACTGTAGGACGTGTGGACGCCTATGATGAGCCGGTGTACTTCTGAATCCGGACCGTAGGAACATTCTGGATCCGGGctacctggacggtggtgataTTGCCACGTGTCTTGGGGTCCTTTAGTGTTACTGTTAAACGGGTCATGGGCCTTCTTATTGGGCCTTTTGTTTTCGTAACTGGGCCTGTATTATTATATGCTATCACTTATATCGATAATTTTGTCCAAAAAATGCAAGGACTTATGCAATGATAAGCTCTAGGTAATCATCATCTTATCATCAGTTGCTCAAGTTAAATATGGCTTCCAACTTGGTTGATTGTTATAAATTGATTGTGCAGAACAATATCAAGGCATGTGCCTTGTGAGATTGATGGTTTTGTCTTAAACACATAAAGTTgctattttttttcatttttgtTGGTATTTTACCTTGAGATTTGGTATCCATTTCTTGGCATTTTGTGACACTTGAGAAATACTGCTTGGTGACACTTTAGAAACACTGAAATTGGCAAAGGCAACaaatatgaaaggaatatgtcctaagtccaatcatgtattaggatttcattgatattaataaaagacttgttttgtttttattacgggctctatctatttaagtgtttaaataagatataccatagtttagagtaaagctttttatggattatgatgagatcataatagtgagacctaaaagatgataactctaaacttaaatagttcctggtcgtaggattactaactggtaattaataatccgcatagatcggtacatactatgcttgcttcattatgaaggatgtctgttctcatagacatttgtgtggtgacactatagctagtatgtaggtgcttattatggaataagttcactgaacatgactcgcacagctgaacaactgatggagttcactcacgtgtcagcagttgttcacatagtgatagttgtacaagtatccttagacttgaggtcatcatagtcatcttgtgtacactgaactatgctttggtttagttcatagtctccagggataattattagggctcttctgggtataggaatttgtacacgaagatagtgtatgatcaataaaggatctaccccttccagtgaaggaagcgaatgttcaaggctgatccacttatgctagttcaggaatctctggtcagagtgaatgaaattagaaaggagtttctaatttgcatagaactacgcatagtaaatggtaagcaagtgattaaattagataggcttgacacaagatccatgccttgtatttaatcgggacattgtagggtagaaggagtttattgtacggtaactattcactgaataggttcttggtattctaagcagtgaattcatattatccggatagtcgcgatatgctgagaagtatccctcacgatgtagaataaatgtgattaattaattaatcatatttaataaattatagaatttatataaataatgataaaatagttttattattatttatttctactaccggcttaatattgaacctacagggtcacactataaaaagagaatgatttaatggtggaggaattaattaataatggctaataattatttatttgtgaaataaataattaattggcaaatttaataattgattaaatgagatttaattgattataaattaattaagaaaagttcttaatattattaattaaagaatttaatttttggaaattaaatcaagagagagaattatttctaaagtgtttagaaaaaggattagtaattaaaaggtgttttaattattaatgagaataataaatgggataataataatagttatgggaaaatttcagctgaaaattttgcctataaatacactattatagaccctaatttcattctaaccccatcgaacccacaaccaacccgaaaacccaaaaagtttggaaaacccaattctcaccacctccttcctcctccttaacatcgttttcttggtggataccggtggagtgcttcacacttgaggagcaactgctaaggatctctaatcgttgtctccgaattattttaaaggttagattcgatccctcgaatttttattcacgatttatatgcttttatttggattttatatgtgtaaaagtattttgccatgcccccgctgcgttaaaaatgcaacaatggtatcaaagcacaggttgtatgcatatagatctgtggtaaaaatttcagaattttatatacttgtatgaattaattatgatttttacaagttatatcatggattaattttgtctgatgagaaatcgtttctcagaataattttgaatgttggtctgggttctacaagtgttgtagatcgtctgggtatttttttcataattttatgatgtatagattttttattatgaatttttgaagttcttgtaattaaattcgtaattaaataaatcatatatatatatatatattatttgtaagtatatatatatgtacatctgTAAGTCATCTGTACTGCTGCTGTGTTGTCTGTGCTGCACGGGGAAGAGACAGAGAAGTCAGGCGTTGTCAGGCACGCAGTTCGAGAAGGACGGCGGCGGCTGAAAAAAAAATTTGGGTGTAACGCAtttcgggaatgcgttacacacctgtggcgcattcccggaatgcgttacaggtactgtaacgcgttcctgtaaagcgttacagcccgtctgttgattttaaaattgattttctgggagtttcgtaactccgttttaggcgtgcaatataccgttggattcgtttttccgagacggatctaatggagtgatcaattttagtttatataaaagttttgaactgtttatatttctatgaagtgttttaaagctgtttttgactgtttttaattgcttttaaatgcttcatgtgatacatagagatgtataatgcttagactaatgtgctagatgatgtaacatgcctaccttgatgtttattcatgttgatatatgtgatatatgcttagtttatcatgcgatgatagatttatgtgaacttaaataaacataaggcgtttgttagacaacctagtatagtgaaattgtttcataaccttaataataatattatgaatacaatcatgagattcttgtgtttatgaaacacataaatgaatatgaattttcgatatgagagaaaggatgattctgtcaacaacagatttctatctgtaagaaagggttattaagtgacgcctcttgacaatgctccacccgatctgggaatcatctgattattgattattgatttgaaatattaaatttaaaaggaagaatttctttataatatgattatgattgtaacgtaatataatccctctaaaattaaataatatcaagtagtaattggccaatgacacaacgggcttgtgtcggtcatagccttccaacatgatagaaaagtagttcttatttttgaatcattgtcggttcgtgctacagccgagggctttgatttcgaaataagaaatacttgtctattacatagagatgtgtacattgaataagaatctaaaggtcggtacgtgctacagccgtgggcctttggggactgattcaactgtacggaatgttgggttaaacttgacttagaatattaagtttgtcgtgctacagccgagactcaattattcaagaggctaaagtttgattagggaataacatgagatgtaattgacaagagttgtctacctattaAACATaacatggcggttcgtgctacagccggggtcgtgtaatggaatgtaggatcccta
This genomic interval from Apium graveolens cultivar Ventura chromosome 8, ASM990537v1, whole genome shotgun sequence contains the following:
- the LOC141679701 gene encoding uncharacterized protein LOC141679701 — translated: MEMAVPRTQKDIQKLVGCLAALRRFIPTLAERCMPFFEMLKGARNKKLVDWTPECQAALEEVKRHLMNPPILSKAKPGEPLYLYIAAGVRAVSSALIREESGTRILVYYISQVLKDAENRYPNIEKFALALVHSSRKLRQYFQGREIKVITDQPLRKIIHKPDASGRLVNWAIELSQFNLKFVPRTTIKAQTLAEFVMECTFPEALEVPITWFGGEKETNDNNSWTLYVDGSVTVERSGAGLILSSPDGFIIQQAITFVFKATNDQVEYEALLSGLRLSISLGVKRLIIYSDSQIVVKQTNGEYIAKDPKLAQYQATVRSILETIPDTTILQINREENSKEDELSKLVQNTSDLSSSVYFEELGTPSTDRPEVLCISSPDNWMTPYIAYLKDGTLQEYQNKARYLKYKATRLFLEDNQLYRRTFSVLTLKCIDPDKADYCLREVHEGICGDHLAAKELAYKVIRQGYYGPTIHANAVAYVNKCSKCQKFNNVPNQSPNLPGSVLSPVPFVVWGIDIMGPFPRAKGNLRYVLVVIDYMTKWAEAKAMKTINQQDYIKFMYSIVMRFGIPMVLISDNGPQFVGSDFEAYLKELGIKHKKAFVAHPQGNGEVVFTNRTILRGLENRLEESKKDWPDELPKVLWSYRTTPRTGTEETPFKLAYGIKAQLPIETGSPSHGVVNFDEVSNIEGLKTNLELLDEVRDRAVEKMESYKKKTKLYFEKKAKIREYEVGDLAQGH